From a region of the Pseudomonadota bacterium genome:
- a CDS encoding Fic family protein: MNKKGRYSTSGFTEDQSEPGSNGQVLKNLLGIITQAEMERIETELLFELTDQLLDECDLNKKFAAEDILQMHYRWLGTVYAWAGHYRQVMMSKGNFPFAAPAYIPKLMTDFERDFLAKYTPCSSSFRSEVISSLAAVHTELIIIHPFREGNGRIARLLATLMALQAGLPPLDFSDFAKIRQEEYFTAVRKGLDRNYEPMEAVFRNVINRSLQNYEG; this comes from the coding sequence ACCGGGTTCAAATGGCCAGGTCTTGAAAAATCTTCTTGGGATCATCACCCAGGCAGAGATGGAACGTATTGAAACTGAGCTGCTCTTTGAGCTCACCGATCAGCTGCTGGATGAGTGTGACCTCAATAAAAAGTTTGCGGCTGAGGATATTCTACAGATGCACTACCGGTGGTTGGGGACGGTATATGCATGGGCCGGACACTACCGACAAGTAATGATGAGCAAAGGAAATTTCCCATTTGCCGCACCAGCATATATTCCTAAGCTCATGACGGACTTTGAGCGCGATTTTCTTGCCAAATATACACCTTGCTCGTCTTCTTTTCGATCAGAGGTCATTTCTTCCCTGGCCGCCGTTCACACCGAACTCATCATCATTCATCCTTTTCGCGAAGGCAATGGCAGAATCGCCAGGCTGCTTGCAACCCTGATGGCTTTACAAGCAGGTCTTCCCCCTCTAGATTTCAGTGATTTTGCCAAGATACGCCAGGAAGAATATTTTACAGCAGTGAGAAAGGGATTGGATCGAAACTATGAACCGATGGAAGCCGTTTTCAGGAATGTCATTAATCGCTCTTTGCAGAATTATGAAGGATAG
- a CDS encoding flagellin, with product GLGGNASGGADPETTVYHAGAYEVGPPVAYDSINAVPPGAEDHTVYNSNNGTITFSSAAEFGLQENNAVVLSSTLGLEVNDGVDTHQASTVNSGRLLEVQRYLAYFEGQLATVGARMNHIDRSVNTYEQRTIDLKSFIADIKEVDITEAIMNYNSAQNAYEATLAASARIYSTTILDYLT from the coding sequence GGACTGGGGGGGAATGCTTCTGGCGGTGCTGATCCTGAAACCACGGTGTATCATGCCGGTGCATATGAAGTCGGTCCGCCGGTTGCCTATGATTCTATTAACGCCGTCCCTCCTGGAGCTGAAGATCATACAGTCTACAACAGCAACAACGGTACTATCACTTTTTCTTCCGCGGCTGAATTCGGCCTCCAGGAAAATAATGCTGTTGTCCTTTCCTCAACCCTGGGACTTGAAGTTAATGATGGTGTGGATACGCATCAGGCGTCAACCGTTAATAGTGGCAGATTGTTGGAAGTTCAGCGCTACCTGGCCTATTTTGAGGGGCAGTTGGCCACCGTGGGTGCCCGGATGAATCATATTGATCGTTCCGTCAATACCTATGAACAGCGGACCATCGATCTTAAATCGTTTATCGCTGATATTAAGGAAGTTGATATTACGGAAGCGATCATGAATTACAACTCGGCCCAGAATGCCTATGAGGCGACTTTGGCGGCTTCGGCCAGGATATATTCCACCACGATTCTTGATTATCTTACATAG
- a CDS encoding M48 family metallopeptidase, with translation MNIYGIIILATLLIDFSLQLLADLLNLRALQETIPAEFQDTFDPDRYQKSQQYLLVTTRFGLFTATISLAATLIFWFTGGFNFLDILVRGWKFPELPTGLLYIGLLLLLKMILSLPFTIYDTFVIESRFGFNKTTVTTFITDRIKGVILAVLIGGPLLAGILFFLEKTGQLAWLYCWFISTALTLAIQFIAPTWIMPLFNKFTPLAEGSLKEAILNYASSVKFPLENVFVIDGSRRSSKANAFFTGFGKRRRIAIFDTLIEQQSTGELVAILAHEIGHYRKKHILKNLLLGIIHMGFMFYLLSLFIGQPGLFAAFYLDQPSIYAGLILFGLLYSPVEFLLAIILQYISRKYEYEADAFAGQTTGDPESLVSALKKLAANNLSNLSPHPLYVLLHYSHPPLEQRIAALRNKEMSESHAGTSPEIYFSSF, from the coding sequence ATGAACATCTATGGCATTATCATTCTGGCAACGCTGCTGATCGATTTCAGTTTGCAGCTGCTTGCCGACTTGCTGAACCTCAGGGCTTTACAGGAGACAATACCGGCTGAATTCCAGGATACCTTCGACCCTGACCGCTACCAGAAATCCCAGCAATACCTGCTGGTTACCACCCGCTTCGGTTTATTCACCGCTACGATATCGCTGGCAGCCACCCTGATTTTCTGGTTTACCGGCGGCTTCAACTTCCTGGATATCCTGGTCCGGGGATGGAAATTTCCGGAGCTTCCAACCGGGCTTCTGTATATCGGCCTGTTATTGCTGCTGAAAATGATCCTCTCTCTACCATTTACTATTTATGATACTTTTGTTATTGAAAGTCGCTTCGGTTTCAACAAAACCACCGTTACAACTTTTATCACCGACCGGATCAAAGGGGTTATTCTGGCAGTCCTGATTGGCGGCCCCCTGCTGGCCGGCATTCTGTTCTTTCTGGAAAAAACCGGACAACTGGCCTGGCTCTATTGCTGGTTCATTTCAACCGCATTAACCCTGGCCATTCAGTTCATTGCCCCAACCTGGATTATGCCGTTGTTCAACAAATTCACCCCGCTCGCCGAAGGATCATTGAAGGAAGCCATCCTGAACTATGCCAGTTCAGTCAAATTCCCCCTGGAAAATGTTTTTGTGATTGACGGATCACGCCGTTCCAGCAAGGCCAATGCCTTTTTTACCGGTTTTGGCAAACGTCGCCGCATCGCCATCTTTGACACCCTGATCGAGCAGCAGAGCACCGGCGAACTGGTGGCCATCCTCGCCCATGAAATCGGCCACTACCGCAAAAAGCATATCTTGAAAAACCTGCTGCTGGGGATCATCCACATGGGCTTCATGTTCTACCTGTTGAGCCTTTTTATCGGCCAGCCGGGCCTGTTTGCCGCTTTCTACCTTGACCAGCCATCCATCTATGCCGGTTTGATCCTCTTTGGCCTGCTTTATTCGCCGGTGGAATTTCTGCTGGCCATTATCCTGCAGTACATTTCGAGGAAATATGAATATGAGGCAGACGCCTTCGCCGGCCAGACTACCGGCGACCCTGAATCCCTGGTCAGCGCCTTAAAAAAACTGGCGGCAAATAACCTGAGCAATCTCAGCCCTCACCCCCTGTACGTACTGCTCCATTATTCCCACCCACCGTTGGAACAAAGAATTGCCGCGCTAAGAAATAAAGAAATGAGCGAGAGCCATGCCGGAACATCACCTGAAATTTATTTCAGCAGTTTTTAG
- the fliW gene encoding flagellar assembly protein FliW — MENYMVSREGSLQYSTSRFGDIEISEGQEIWIKGGLFGFTNLSKYIIIHQHSQGPFVWLQSLERPELAFPLIDPHLAYPDYMLEISREEADEIGIEDEDDVKIFVLAAMQAGNKLLQLNMQGPLIINQKKNLAMQFVDHHCQYSGEVGLESANEKQVNGG, encoded by the coding sequence ATGGAAAATTACATGGTTTCCAGGGAGGGTTCATTGCAGTATTCTACCAGTCGTTTTGGTGATATAGAAATCAGTGAAGGACAAGAAATCTGGATTAAGGGTGGGTTGTTTGGCTTTACAAATCTGAGCAAGTATATTATCATTCACCAGCACAGTCAGGGGCCGTTTGTCTGGTTGCAGTCTCTGGAACGTCCGGAACTGGCTTTTCCGCTGATTGACCCTCATTTGGCATATCCCGATTATATGTTGGAGATTTCCCGGGAAGAAGCTGATGAAATCGGCATTGAAGATGAAGATGATGTGAAAATTTTTGTCCTGGCTGCCATGCAGGCTGGGAACAAACTATTACAGCTTAATATGCAGGGTCCGCTGATAATTAATCAGAAAAAAAATCTGGCAATGCAATTTGTTGATCATCATTGTCAGTATTCCGGCGAGGTGGGTCTTGAATCAGCAAATGAAAAACAGGTGAATGGTGGGTGA
- a CDS encoding diguanylate cyclase, with product MSIQWGNEQLLRALADLVPCGLVVLSDDGTVEMWNRQLQQMTGLDEAQAKSRPWAEIAVKILVDGGEPLENLIQIEPPAVFSEVQHVGRQCEMITVTEDLMPVDILFFPVSSSSDSGGDDAGSFLVGIFSWSSLDDMADGEPFSNREQLSDIPSQYELSFMMPQQLALLARYNIPFTLLFLELKNYQSLIDSLGLDAWKSTLRAIYGSLQSIVRRADFVGGYDHATFWLTLANATTDGSLRVAEKMLLHASKITIENADVTLSAVVGGAIARTGESPDAFFTRAYAALQQAHQSPEDIFIDQ from the coding sequence ATGAGCATACAGTGGGGTAATGAGCAACTTTTGCGGGCATTGGCTGATCTGGTTCCTTGTGGGTTGGTCGTTTTGTCGGACGATGGAACAGTTGAAATGTGGAACCGTCAGTTGCAGCAAATGACCGGGTTGGATGAAGCTCAGGCTAAATCCCGGCCGTGGGCTGAAATTGCCGTTAAAATTCTTGTTGATGGTGGTGAACCGTTGGAAAATCTGATCCAGATTGAGCCCCCGGCAGTATTTTCCGAGGTGCAGCATGTTGGCCGGCAGTGTGAAATGATTACCGTGACTGAAGATCTGATGCCAGTGGATATTCTTTTTTTTCCGGTTTCTTCCTCTTCCGACTCCGGGGGGGACGATGCCGGTTCATTTCTGGTGGGGATTTTTTCCTGGTCGAGTCTGGACGATATGGCTGATGGTGAGCCGTTCTCGAACCGTGAACAGCTGAGCGACATTCCCAGCCAGTATGAACTTTCATTCATGATGCCTCAGCAGCTGGCTTTACTGGCCCGCTATAATATCCCTTTTACCCTGTTGTTCCTGGAGCTAAAGAATTACCAGTCACTTATTGATTCCCTTGGCCTGGATGCCTGGAAGTCAACTTTGCGGGCGATTTATGGGAGTTTGCAGTCAATCGTCCGGCGGGCTGATTTTGTTGGTGGTTATGACCATGCCACTTTCTGGTTGACGCTGGCCAATGCCACTACCGACGGCAGTCTGCGGGTGGCTGAAAAAATGCTTCTTCATGCTTCAAAGATTACGATAGAAAATGCTGATGTGACTCTTTCCGCGGTAGTCGGCGGTGCCATTGCCCGCACTGGTGAGTCTCCTGACGCTTTTTTTACCAGGGCTTATGCTGCCTTGCAACAGGCCCATCAGAGTCCTGAAGACATTTTCATTGACCAATAA